Proteins encoded together in one Quercus lobata isolate SW786 chromosome 3, ValleyOak3.0 Primary Assembly, whole genome shotgun sequence window:
- the LOC115981561 gene encoding golgin candidate 6-like isoform X2 codes for MDLVSGYKGVVGLVFGNENSSSNEDSYVERLLDRISNGKLAEDRRSAMIELQAIVAESRGAQLAFGAMGFPVMLAVLKEERDDVEMVRGALETLVGALTPIEHAKGPKNEVQPALMNTDLLSREADSISLLLSLLSEEDFYVRYYTLQLLTALLTNSPNRLQEAILTIPRGITRLMDMLMDREVIRNEALLLLTYLTREAEEIQKIVVFEGAFEKIFSIIKEEGGSEGGVVVQDCLQLLNNLLRTNASNQILLRETMGFDPVISILKLRGSTYNFTQQKTINLLSALETINLLMMGGTEADPGKDANKLTNKATLVQKKVLDHLLLLGVESQWAPVAVRCAALQCIGDLISGQPKNLDTLATKVLGEEPQMEPALNSILRILLRTSSMQEFIAADYVFKSFCEKNFDGQTMLASTLIPQPYSMTHAPFEEDVNMSFGSMLLHGLTLSENDGDLETCCRAASVLSHVLKDNVQCKERVIRIELEPPMPSLGASEPLMHRMVKYMALASSMKNKDGKSSTSGTLYVQPIILKLLVTWLADCPNAVHCFLDSRPHLTYLLELVSNSSATVCTRGLAAVLLGECVIYNKSNDNGKDAFTVVDTISQKLGLTSYFLKFDEMQKSFLFAPVKSAQPRKALTRSTAASMADIEDVDENDSSDQKDEDHPILSAIFDVQFVNLVKKLEGDIRESIVEVYSHPKSKVSVVPAELEQRSGESDGEYIKRLKTFVEKQCSEIQDLLSRNSLLAEDLAKTGGGSNSQPEQRVNGGLDRVQVEKLRRDLQEASQRLEILKTDKAKIESEASMYRNLAGKMESDLKSLSDAYNSLEQANLYLEKELRALKSGGPPTIPDVEAIKAAAREEAQKDSEAELNDLLVCLGQEQSRVEKLSARLLELGEDVDTLLEGIGDDVGLPEEGEEEED; via the exons ATGGATTTGGTATCTGGCTACAAG GGGGTTGTTGGGCTCGTTTTTGGCAATGAGAATTCTAGTTCAAATGAAGATAG CTATGTTGAGCGCTTGCTAGACCGTATAAGCAACGGTAAACTAGCTGAGGACCGGAGGAGTGCCATGATCGAGCTTCAGGCTATTGTGGCAGAAAGTCGTGGTGCCCAGCTAGCATTTGGGGCAATGG GCTTCCCTGTAATGTTGGCAGTCTTAAAGGAAGAACGTGATGATGTTGAAATG GTTCGGGGTGCTTTAGAAACTCTTGTAGGTGCTTTGACTCCTATTGAGCATGCAAAAGGGCCAAAGAATGAGGTTCAACCAGCTTTAATGAACACGGATTTGCTTTCCAGAGAAGCAGACAgcatttctcttcttctaaGTTTGTTG TCAGAGGAGGATTTCTATGTACGATATTATACTCTTCAACTTTTGACAGCGCTCCTCACAAATTCTCCAAATAG GTTACAGGAAGCCATTCTTACCATTCCTCGTGGTATAACTCGGCTGATGGATATGCTAATGGATCGTGAG GTTATTCGAAACGAGGCCTTATTGTTGCTTACTTATTTGACCCGTGAAGCTGAG gagattcaaaaaattgtggTCTTTGAAGGTGCATTTGAGAAGATTTTCAGCATCATTAAAGAGGAAGGAGGTTCAGAAGGTGGTGTTGTTGTTCAG GACTGTCTCCAATTGTTGAACAATCTTCTCCGAACTAATGCATCTAATCAG ATACTACTGAGAGAGACTATGGGATTTGACCCCGTAATATCAATTCTGAAGCTACGGGGAAGTACTTACAATTTCACCCAACAAAAG ACAATTAATCTACTCAGTGCATTAGAAACCATTAATTTGTTAATGATGGGAGGTACAGAGGCTGATCCCGGAAAAGATGCAAATAAGCTGACAAATAAAGCAACACTGGTTCAG AAAAAAGTATTGGATCATCTTCTTTTGTTGGGTGTCGAAAGCCAGTGGGCACCAGTCGCTGTCCGTTGTGCG GCATTACAATGCATCGGTGATCTGATTTCTGGACAACCCAAGAATCTTGATACCCTTGCAACCAAAGTTCTTGGAGAGGAGCCACAAATGGAACCTGCTTTGAACTCTATTCTTCGAATCCTTTTGCGGACGTCTAGTATGCAAGAGTTTATTGCAGCTGATTACGTTTTTAAGAGCTTCTGTGAG AAAAATTTTGATGGCCAAACAATGTTAGCATCCACATTAATTCCTCAACCGTATTCAATGACTCATGCTCCCTTTGAGGAGGATGTGAACATGTCATTTGGAAG CATGCTATTGCATGGTCTTACCTTGAGTGAAAATGATGGTGATCTTGAG ACTTGTTGCAGAGCTGCTAGTGTTCTTTCTCATGTACTAAAGGATAATGTCCAGTGCAAAGAAAGG GTTATTCGAATTGAACTTGAGCCACCCATGCCATCACTAGGAGCTAGTGAGCCACTAATGCACCGAATGGTAAAATACATGGCTCTTGCCTCTTCCATGAAAAATAAAGATGGAAAATCAAGCACATCAGGAACTCTGTATGTTCAACCAATTATCTTGAAATTGCTGGTCACATGGCTAGCTGATTGCCCTAATGCAGTGCATTGCTTCCTAGATTCCCGTCCCCACCTTACATATCTGCTTGAGTTGGTGTCAAATTCCTCTGCAACAGTGTGCACAAGGGGTTTGGCAGCAGTTCTCTTGGGAGAATGTGTAATTTACAACAAATCCAATGATAATGGAAAGGATGCTTTTACAGTGGTTGATACCATAAGCCAGAAACTCGGGCTTACATCATACTTCTTGAAGTTCGATGAGATGCAGAAAAGCTTCCTTTTTGCCCCTGTAAAGTCAGCCCAGCCTCGTAAAGCATTGACAAGATCTACTGCTGCTAGCATGGCAGATATTGAAGATGTTGACGAGAATGATTCATCTGATCAGAAAGATGAGGATCATCCGATTCTCTCGGCAATCTTTGATGTTCAATTTGTGAACCTTGTCAAGAAATTGGAGGGAGATATCAGAGAAAGCATTGTTGAGGTCTACAGTCACCCAAAGAGCAAGGTGTCAGTGGTGCCAGCAGAATTGGAACAGAGAAGTGGGGAAAGTGATGGGGAGTATATCAAGCGGCTGAAAACATTTGTGGAGAAGCAGTGCTCTGAGATACAG GACCTTCTTAGCCGAAATTCACTTTTGGCTGAGGACCTTGCAAAAACTGGTGGAGGCAGTAATTCCCAGCCTGAGCAGAGAGTGAATGGGGGCCTGGATAGAGTCCAGGTAGAGAAACTCCGAAGAGATCTTCAAGAAGCATCTCAACGGTTGGAGATTCTCAAGACAGATAAGGCCAAGATCGAGTCTGAGGCATCCATGTACAGAAATTTAGCTGGGAAGATGGAATCTGATCTGAAGAGCCTATCTGATGCTTACAACAGTCTTGAACAGGCCAACTTATATCTAGAAAAGGAGTTGAGAGCTTTGAAGAGTGGAGGGCCCCCAACAATTCCAGATGTTGAGGCAATAAAGGCCGCAGCAAGGGAAGAAGCCCAGAAGGACAGTGAGGCAGAACTGAATGATTTGCTTGTGTGCCTTGGCCAAGAACAGAGCAGGGTGGAAAAATTAAGCGCGAGGTTGCTTGAGTTAGGGGAGGATGTTGACACACTGCTTGAAGGTATTGGAGATGATGTTGGGCTGCCTGAAGAAGGTGAAGAGGAGGAAGACTGA
- the LOC115981561 gene encoding golgin candidate 6-like isoform X1, with protein MDLVSGYKGVVGLVFGNENSGSNEDSYVERLLDRISNGKLAEDRRSAMIELQAIVAESRGAQLAFGAMGFPVMLAVLKEERDDVEMVRGALETLVGALTPIEHAKGPKNEVQPALMNTDLLSREADSISLLLSLLSEEDFYVRYYTLQLLTALLTNSPNRLQEAILTIPRGITRLMDMLMDREVIRNEALLLLTYLTREAEEIQKIVVFEGAFEKIFSIIKEEGGSEGGVVVQDCLQLLNNLLRTNASNQILLRETMGFDPVISILKLRGSTYNFTQQKTINLLSALETINLLMMGGTEADPGKDANKLTNKATLVQKKVLDHLLLLGVESQWAPVAVRCAALQCIGDLISGQPKNLDTLATKVLGEEPQMEPALNSILRILLRTSSMQEFIAADYVFKSFCEKNFDGQTMLASTLIPQPYSMTHAPFEEDVNMSFGSMLLHGLTLSENDGDLETCCRAASVLSHVLKDNVQCKERVIRIELEPPMPSLGASEPLMHRMVKYMALASSMKNKDGKSSTSGTLYVQPIILKLLVTWLADCPNAVHCFLDSRPHLTYLLELVSNSSATVCTRGLAAVLLGECVIYNKSNDNGKDAFTVVDTISQKLGLTSYFLKFDEMQKSFLFAPVKSAQPRKALTRSTAASMADIEDVDENDSSDQKDEDHPILSAIFDVQFVNLVKKLEGDIRESIVEVYSHPKSKVSVVPAELEQRSGESDGEYIKRLKTFVEKQCSEIQDLLSRNSLLAEDLAKTGGGSNSQPEQRVNGGLDRVQVEKLRRDLQEASQRLEILKTDKAKIESEASMYRNLAGKMESDLKSLSDAYNSLEQANLYLEKELRALKSGGPPTIPDVEAIKAAAREEAQKDSEAELNDLLVCLGQEQSRVEKLSARLLELGEDVDTLLEGIGDDVGLPEEGEEEED; from the exons ATGGATTTGGTATCTGGCTACAAG GGGGTTGTTGGGCTCGTTTTTGGCAATGAGAATTCTGGTTCAAATGAAGATAG CTATGTTGAGCGCTTGCTAGACCGTATAAGCAACGGTAAACTAGCTGAGGACCGGAGGAGTGCCATGATCGAGCTTCAGGCTATTGTGGCAGAAAGTCGTGGTGCCCAGCTAGCATTTGGGGCAATGG GCTTCCCTGTAATGTTGGCAGTCTTAAAGGAAGAACGTGATGATGTTGAAATG GTTCGGGGTGCTTTAGAAACTCTTGTAGGTGCTTTGACTCCTATTGAGCATGCAAAAGGGCCAAAGAATGAGGTTCAACCAGCTTTAATGAACACGGATTTGCTTTCCAGAGAAGCAGACAgcatttctcttcttctaaGTTTGTTG TCAGAGGAGGATTTCTATGTACGATATTATACTCTTCAACTTTTGACAGCGCTCCTCACAAATTCTCCAAATAG GTTACAGGAAGCCATTCTTACCATTCCTCGTGGTATAACTCGGCTGATGGATATGCTAATGGATCGTGAG GTTATTCGAAACGAGGCCTTATTGTTGCTTACTTATTTGACCCGTGAAGCTGAG gagattcaaaaaattgtggTCTTTGAAGGTGCATTTGAGAAGATTTTCAGCATCATTAAAGAGGAAGGAGGTTCAGAAGGTGGTGTTGTTGTTCAG GACTGTCTCCAATTGTTGAACAATCTTCTCCGAACTAATGCATCTAATCAG ATACTACTGAGAGAGACTATGGGATTTGACCCCGTAATATCAATTCTGAAGCTACGGGGAAGTACTTACAATTTCACCCAACAAAAG ACAATTAATCTACTCAGTGCATTAGAAACCATTAATTTGTTAATGATGGGAGGTACAGAGGCTGATCCCGGAAAAGATGCAAATAAGCTGACAAATAAAGCAACACTGGTTCAG AAAAAAGTATTGGATCATCTTCTTTTGTTGGGTGTCGAAAGCCAGTGGGCACCAGTCGCTGTCCGTTGTGCG GCATTACAATGCATCGGTGATCTGATTTCTGGACAACCCAAGAATCTTGATACCCTTGCAACCAAAGTTCTTGGAGAGGAGCCACAAATGGAACCTGCTTTGAACTCTATTCTTCGAATCCTTTTGCGGACGTCTAGTATGCAAGAGTTTATTGCAGCTGATTACGTTTTTAAGAGCTTCTGTGAG AAAAATTTTGATGGCCAAACAATGTTAGCATCCACATTAATTCCTCAACCGTATTCAATGACTCATGCTCCCTTTGAGGAGGATGTGAACATGTCATTTGGAAG CATGCTATTGCATGGTCTTACCTTGAGTGAAAATGATGGTGATCTTGAG ACTTGTTGCAGAGCTGCTAGTGTTCTTTCTCATGTACTAAAGGATAATGTCCAGTGCAAAGAAAGG GTTATTCGAATTGAACTTGAGCCACCCATGCCATCACTAGGAGCTAGTGAGCCACTAATGCACCGAATGGTAAAATACATGGCTCTTGCCTCTTCCATGAAAAATAAAGATGGAAAATCAAGCACATCAGGAACTCTGTATGTTCAACCAATTATCTTGAAATTGCTGGTCACATGGCTAGCTGATTGCCCTAATGCAGTGCATTGCTTCCTAGATTCCCGTCCCCACCTTACATATCTGCTTGAGTTGGTGTCAAATTCCTCTGCAACAGTGTGCACAAGGGGTTTGGCAGCAGTTCTCTTGGGAGAATGTGTAATTTACAACAAATCCAATGATAATGGAAAGGATGCTTTTACAGTGGTTGATACCATAAGCCAGAAACTCGGGCTTACATCATACTTCTTGAAGTTCGATGAGATGCAGAAAAGCTTCCTTTTTGCCCCTGTAAAGTCAGCCCAGCCTCGTAAAGCATTGACAAGATCTACTGCTGCTAGCATGGCAGATATTGAAGATGTTGACGAGAATGATTCATCTGATCAGAAAGATGAGGATCATCCGATTCTCTCGGCAATCTTTGATGTTCAATTTGTGAACCTTGTCAAGAAATTGGAGGGAGATATCAGAGAAAGCATTGTTGAGGTCTACAGTCACCCAAAGAGCAAGGTGTCAGTGGTGCCAGCAGAATTGGAACAGAGAAGTGGGGAAAGTGATGGGGAGTATATCAAGCGGCTGAAAACATTTGTGGAGAAGCAGTGCTCTGAGATACAG GACCTTCTTAGCCGAAATTCACTTTTGGCTGAGGACCTTGCAAAAACTGGTGGAGGCAGTAATTCCCAGCCTGAGCAGAGAGTGAATGGGGGCCTGGATAGAGTCCAGGTAGAGAAACTCCGAAGAGATCTTCAAGAAGCATCTCAACGGTTGGAGATTCTCAAGACAGATAAGGCCAAGATCGAGTCTGAGGCATCCATGTACAGAAATTTAGCTGGGAAGATGGAATCTGATCTGAAGAGCCTATCTGATGCTTACAACAGTCTTGAACAGGCCAACTTATATCTAGAAAAGGAGTTGAGAGCTTTGAAGAGTGGAGGGCCCCCAACAATTCCAGATGTTGAGGCAATAAAGGCCGCAGCAAGGGAAGAAGCCCAGAAGGACAGTGAGGCAGAACTGAATGATTTGCTTGTGTGCCTTGGCCAAGAACAGAGCAGGGTGGAAAAATTAAGCGCGAGGTTGCTTGAGTTAGGGGAGGATGTTGACACACTGCTTGAAGGTATTGGAGATGATGTTGGGCTGCCTGAAGAAGGTGAAGAGGAGGAAGACTGA
- the LOC115979567 gene encoding uncharacterized protein LOC115979567 translates to MRVLGWNCRGLGNPRSVRALCSLVQQWDPDFVFLSKTKLKKNSMDKKKGSVGFINGLVVPSHGRSGGLALLWRKDISVNVQSYSDRHIDAIVTEGLGFKWRITGFYGNPEGHRRKESWDLLRVLNRKFQLPWLCFGDFNEIVSAAEKMGGARRSQKQMDEFREAINCCRFMDLGFCGLEFTWCNMQEGRYRMYLRLDRALVTQEWIDNFRDMRVHHLVETTSDHCALLITDSFAPQSPRKRRFQFEAMWTRREDCRDVIKEAWIGSVRANNPSDIVAGLKRCADELSRWNKTVFGHVPRQIQKKRNVLNNLVLRDQNGRNGREINKIRKEINELLDCEEVMWQQRSKVQWMGLGDRNTKYFQEEKEKHNHQTVG, encoded by the coding sequence ATGAGGGTTTTAGGATGGAATTGccgagggcttgggaaccctcgATCAGTTCGAGCATTATGCAGTTTGGTGCAACAATGGGATCCcgattttgttttcttatcgaaaacaaaactgaaaaagaacAGTATGGATAAAAAGAAGGGGAGTGTTGGTTTTATTAATGGGTTAGTTGTTCCTAGTCATGGAAGAAGCGGAGGTTTAGCTCTTTTGTGGAGGAAGGATATTAGTGTTAATGTTCAAAGTTATTCAGATAGGCATATTGATGCCATTGTTACTGAAGGTTTAGGGTTTAAATGGCGGATTACCGGGTTCTATGGAAATCCTGAGGGTCATAGAAGGAAGGAGTCATGGGATTTATTAAGGGTTCTTAATAGAAAATTTCAGCTTCCCTGGCTTtgttttggggattttaatgaaattgtttcCGCTGCGGAGAAAATGGGGGGAGCTCGAAGATCTCAGAAGCAGATGGATGAGTTTAGGGAAGCAATTAATTGTTGTAGATTCATGGACCTTGGGTTCTGTGGTCTAGAGTTCACTTGGTGCAATATGCAAGAGGGAAGGTATAGAATGTATCTTCGGTTGGATCGTGCTCTAGTTACGCAGGAATGGATTGATAATTTTAGGGACATGAGAGTGCACCATCTTGTGGAAACTACTAGTGACCATTGTGCACTCTTAATCACTGATTCCTTTGCTCCGCAAAGCCCCCGGAAGAGAAGATTTCAGTTTGAAGCTATGTGGACAAGAAGAGAGGATTGTAGAGATGTTATTAAGGAGGCTTGGATTGGAAGTGTGAGAGCTAATAACCCTAGTGATATAGTGGCCGGTCTTAAAAGATGTGCAGATGAACTTTCAAGATGGAACAAAACGGTTTTTGGCCATGTCCCAAGACAGATTCAAAAGAAGAGGAATGTTTTAAATAATCTGGTCTTAAGGGATCAGAATGGAAGGAATGGAAGGGAGATAAACAAGATCAGAAAGGAGATTAATGAGTTGCTGGACTGTGAGGAAGTTATGTGGCAACAAAGATCAAAAGTTCAGTGGATGGGTCTTGGAGATCGCAATACAAAATACTTCcaggaggaaaaagaaaaacacaatcaCCAGACTGTTGGATGA